Part of the Companilactobacillus zhachilii genome is shown below.
AGTATATCACTAGCCTTACCATTCCGAAATCCCATCATGGTCGAGTCCCCAAATAATACTATTCTTTTCATATATGTTTCCTTTTTTGAAAATGTTCTATACTATACTAGAATACCAGAAAACTAGTAAAAGTTAATTATAATCTGAGGTGGGTGGGAGTTGTTTAAATTTGCCGTCTCCGGATATGGAAATATTCTCCTGCTGTGCGGACCGGGCAGAGCCAAGGTCTCGTCCCTCGGTTTGAAGCCTTGCAAGTTCGGCAAGTCTCCAAACTCGCCCGGTACTGTAATGGCTGAAGCCATAACAGTACTTTCACGGCAGGAGAATATTTCCATATCCTACGACTAATTTAATTGTTGGTTGGTTTGTATGTTTAAGTTAACGGATTTAAATAATAATAATGGGTGAAATTTTGTGTCAATAGTCCTATTTTTCAGATGTCTGTTTAGCTTATACTGAAGAAGTAGTCCCACGCTACCGAAAATTTTTAACTAAAACTTACTTTAGATACAATAATTAAAGCGTATTTATAATTGAACTAATAGAACCTAGTCGGAAGGAACAAGAAATTCAGGCCGCTGTGAAGGTGGTGTTAGCGCTTTAGCGCTTACTCCACTGGACGAGTTTTGAAACTCGCGTACTTTGCGAGGTTCAAAATCGAGGGTCGAGACCGCCCTTTGGCTCGAGCCGGTCCCATAGCGGCCTGAATTTCTTGTTCCTGGAGACGGCATATATATAAAAAGACAAGCAAGGTAGAATAATATGCAAAGTTTAACTAACTACGATGAATTTACTCGAAAGCAATGGGAAAGTTTCCATGGCGAATATACTAAACAAGCGATTACTGACGGTGAGTTAAGGAAAATCAAGTCTTTGGATGATGAGATTTCTATCGATGATGTGCGCTCGATTTATGCACCGATTCGACACTTACTTCATATATATTTAAAAAATTATCGCAAGTTATCAAAATTAAAAAATGAATTGATCAAACGTTCAACGCGGAAGATTCCATTTATTATTGGTGTTTCCGGTTCGGTGGCTGTGGGTAAGAGTACCACGGCTCGTTTATTGAAGATTATGTTGGAACGGGCTTATCCGCAATATAAAGTTTCACAAATGACGACGGATGGCTTTTTGTATCCTAGTAAAATTTTGAAGGAACGCAATTTAATGGATAAAAAAGGTTTTCCTGAAACATACGATATGGAAAAACTTTTGAAATTCTTGGGTGATGTCAAAACTAAGGGTGGCAAAATCAAGTATCCACTGTATTCACACAACATTTACGATATTATTCCTGACCGTTATGAAGAAACAGATAATCCTGATATTTTAATCGTTGAGGGGATAAATGTATTACAATTGCCTCATAACGAACAGATTTATGTCAG
Proteins encoded:
- the coaA gene encoding type I pantothenate kinase; this encodes MQSLTNYDEFTRKQWESFHGEYTKQAITDGELRKIKSLDDEISIDDVRSIYAPIRHLLHIYLKNYRKLSKLKNELIKRSTRKIPFIIGVSGSVAVGKSTTARLLKIMLERAYPQYKVSQMTTDGFLYPSKILKERNLMDKKGFPETYDMEKLLKFLGDVKTKGGKIKYPLYSHNIYDIIPDRYEETDNPDILIVEGINVLQLPHNEQIYVSDFFDFSIYIDAEVDDIEKWFLNRFEKLLDLARNDPNSYYYQFTQIPEKSAMDMAKHVWETINYPNLRDYIKPTMNRANLILHKSEDHQIDKIYLRKY